The Gemmatimonadaceae bacterium genome window below encodes:
- a CDS encoding ABC transporter ATP-binding protein, with amino-acid sequence MALVEIRDVYKSFKRDTQSVDVYTGLTIDFEEGSFTALMGPSGSGKSTLLNLVAGLDKPTSGSVRVGGAEVSAMNTSQLAAWRSRTIGFVFQSYNLLPVLTAQQNVELPLLLTHLKKRERAERVAIALGVVGLSDRMDHYPRQLSGGQEQRVSIARAIVADPQLILLDEPTGQLDSKSSEEVLTLLQRLNNEFNKTIIVVTHDAKAAERAKTVLHLEKGVLVERQEVHA; translated from the coding sequence ATGGCGCTCGTCGAGATCCGCGATGTCTACAAGTCCTTCAAACGCGACACCCAGTCTGTCGACGTATATACCGGACTGACCATCGATTTCGAGGAAGGGAGCTTCACGGCGCTGATGGGTCCGTCGGGTTCCGGCAAGTCCACCTTGCTCAATCTGGTGGCAGGATTGGACAAGCCAACCAGTGGCTCTGTACGAGTTGGCGGCGCCGAGGTCAGCGCCATGAACACGTCCCAGTTGGCCGCGTGGCGTTCGCGCACGATCGGCTTCGTGTTCCAGTCGTACAATCTCCTCCCCGTGCTGACCGCGCAGCAGAATGTCGAGCTGCCGCTGTTGCTCACCCACCTCAAGAAGCGTGAACGAGCGGAGCGCGTGGCGATCGCGCTCGGTGTGGTGGGGCTGTCCGATCGCATGGATCATTACCCCCGTCAGCTATCTGGCGGGCAGGAACAGCGCGTGTCGATCGCCCGGGCTATCGTGGCCGACCCGCAACTGATCCTGCTGGATGAACCGACGGGTCAACTGGACTCGAAGAGTTCGGAAGAAGTGCTGACCCTGTTGCAACGGCTGAACAACGAGTTCAACAAGACCATCATCGTGGTCACGCACGATGCCAAGGCGGCCGAGCGCGCCAAGACGGTGCTGCACCTGGAGAAGGGGGTGCTGGTGGAGCGGCAGGAGGTACACGCATGA
- a CDS encoding FtsX-like permease family protein — translation MKFVPLVLSNLLRHKLRTTLTIMSVALALFLFASLRTVVTQLEISSQLGAANRMIVQNATAFIFPLPQNYANRLATVPHVTGVTWANWFGGKYGDGRKFIGPFAVDAASYLEMYKNDFIVPPDQKEAFLRERTAVIVGQGLLKAFGWKIGDNVTLQGTIFPGDWTFTIRGTYTLKDPAYGDEQFLFHYDYLYERNKENVTPGWFILRIDDPAQSGIVAKTIDDGFRNSSAPTKTGTEQAFSAGFMTMFGNIQLLLGTIGMAVVFAILLIAANAMLMNQRERTSEIAVLKTVGFTDQTIFTLVIVEAAFIALTGALLGLGLAIIVPKATHFNAFGFLPGFHVTNGTVMVGAGIALLLSVVSGFTPAYQAARLPVVQALRRVE, via the coding sequence ATGAAGTTCGTCCCCCTGGTGTTGTCCAACTTGTTGCGGCACAAGCTGCGCACGACCCTCACCATCATGAGCGTGGCGCTGGCGCTGTTCCTGTTTGCCTCGCTGCGCACCGTGGTCACGCAGTTGGAGATTTCCAGTCAACTGGGCGCGGCCAACCGGATGATTGTGCAGAACGCCACGGCGTTCATCTTCCCGCTGCCGCAGAACTACGCCAATCGACTGGCCACAGTGCCGCATGTGACGGGCGTAACGTGGGCCAACTGGTTCGGTGGCAAGTACGGTGACGGCAGGAAGTTCATCGGCCCGTTTGCCGTCGACGCGGCGTCGTACCTTGAGATGTACAAGAACGACTTCATTGTCCCGCCCGATCAGAAGGAGGCATTCCTGCGTGAGCGCACCGCGGTAATTGTCGGTCAGGGGCTGCTCAAGGCCTTCGGCTGGAAGATCGGCGACAACGTGACCCTGCAGGGCACCATCTTCCCGGGCGACTGGACGTTTACCATCCGCGGCACTTACACGCTGAAGGACCCGGCGTACGGTGATGAGCAGTTCCTGTTTCACTATGACTACCTGTACGAGCGTAACAAGGAAAACGTCACGCCCGGATGGTTCATCCTGCGCATTGACGACCCGGCGCAGTCGGGCATCGTGGCGAAAACCATTGACGATGGATTCCGCAATTCATCGGCGCCCACCAAAACGGGCACGGAACAGGCGTTCAGCGCCGGCTTCATGACGATGTTCGGCAACATTCAACTGTTGTTGGGCACGATCGGCATGGCGGTGGTGTTCGCCATCCTGCTCATCGCGGCCAACGCGATGCTCATGAATCAGCGCGAGCGCACCAGCGAGATTGCCGTGCTCAAAACAGTGGGCTTCACCGATCAGACCATCTTCACTTTGGTGATCGTCGAGGCTGCGTTCATCGCGTTGACCGGCGCACTGCTTGGGCTCGGACTGGCGATCATCGTTCCCAAGGCCACGCATTTCAACGCGTTCGGATTCCTTCCCGGCTTCCATGTCACGAATGGCACGGTGATGGTGGGCGCGGGAATCGCCTTGCTGTTATCGGTGGTCAGTGGTTTTACACCGGCCTATCAGGCCGCTCGGCTGCCCGTGGTCCAGGCGCTGCGGAGGGTTGAGTGA
- a CDS encoding ABC transporter permease has protein sequence MKIPLIYNVRSVLQRPVSTAFTALGIALVVAVFVAMLALANGFASALTKTGGDDNILVMRKGADSELSSGIAKADVNIISSFPQVAIGSDGKPLVSPETYIVMNIPRVGLDTTAIANVVMRGVSQRAFEVRKNIKITGRTFASGQSEVCVGDKLVPRYRNTALGEKLRFAGREWTVVCHFSAAGSSFESEVWGEAEQFQSAMRGGSSYQSVTFRLKDPAGFDEAKRALQGDQRLQVDAHLESKYYADQSRLLGAMLSFLAIMITSIMSIGAIFGAVNTMYASISSRTPEIAVLLTLGFKPRNVLLSFLAESAVIAFAGGVLGCLFALPINGVVTSTTNWSSFSEIAFAFRVTPMLLLSGLGFAVVMGVVGGFFPARKASRMPVVQALR, from the coding sequence GTGAAGATCCCGCTGATTTATAACGTCCGGAGCGTGTTGCAACGCCCGGTGTCGACAGCATTCACCGCGCTGGGGATCGCGTTGGTGGTGGCCGTCTTTGTGGCCATGCTGGCGTTGGCCAACGGGTTTGCGTCGGCGCTCACCAAAACAGGCGGCGACGACAACATTCTGGTGATGCGCAAGGGCGCCGACTCGGAGCTGTCGAGCGGCATTGCCAAGGCGGACGTAAACATTATCTCCAGCTTTCCGCAGGTCGCGATCGGCAGCGATGGCAAGCCGTTGGTGAGCCCGGAAACGTATATCGTCATGAACATCCCCCGCGTGGGACTCGACACGACGGCCATCGCCAACGTCGTCATGCGCGGCGTCAGTCAACGTGCCTTCGAAGTGCGAAAAAACATCAAGATCACCGGGCGCACCTTCGCCAGCGGGCAAAGCGAAGTGTGCGTGGGCGACAAGCTGGTGCCACGATATCGCAACACGGCCCTCGGTGAGAAACTGCGGTTTGCGGGACGGGAGTGGACCGTCGTCTGCCATTTCTCGGCGGCGGGATCGAGTTTCGAGTCCGAGGTGTGGGGTGAGGCCGAGCAATTCCAAAGCGCCATGCGCGGCGGCAGTTCGTATCAGTCGGTCACGTTTCGATTGAAAGACCCGGCGGGCTTCGACGAGGCCAAGCGCGCCCTGCAGGGCGATCAGCGCCTGCAAGTGGACGCGCATCTGGAGTCGAAGTACTACGCCGATCAATCCAGGCTGCTGGGGGCAATGCTCAGCTTTCTGGCCATCATGATCACCAGCATCATGTCCATCGGTGCCATCTTTGGCGCCGTGAACACGATGTACGCCTCCATCTCGTCGCGCACACCGGAAATTGCCGTGCTGCTGACACTCGGGTTCAAGCCGCGGAATGTGCTGCTGAGCTTTCTCGCCGAGTCGGCGGTGATTGCATTTGCGGGCGGCGTGCTGGGGTGCCTGTTCGCGTTGCCCATCAACGGCGTCGTGACGAGCACCACGAACTGGTCGAGTTTCAGCGAGATCGCGTTTGCGTTTCGGGTTACGCCGATGCTGTTGCTGTCGGGGTTGGGATTTGCGGTGGTGATGGGGGTGGTGGGCGGCTTCTTTCCGGCGCGCAAGGCCAGTCGGATGCCGGTGGTACAGGCGCTGCGATAG
- a CDS encoding SET domain-containing protein, whose product MLRPSPIEGIGVFAITDIPAGCREMFSKPDLPEHWIAISRAEVEALPAHSRFLVENYCLYDEHQYFVPENGFTKMDLACFLNHSDTPNIMSIDDGNFFEALRDIAPGEELLIDYGEIVDSAH is encoded by the coding sequence ATGCTGCGGCCGTCACCCATTGAAGGGATCGGCGTGTTCGCCATTACCGACATCCCCGCGGGCTGTCGCGAGATGTTCAGCAAGCCGGACTTGCCGGAACACTGGATCGCGATCTCGCGAGCCGAGGTGGAGGCGCTGCCGGCGCATTCTCGGTTTCTGGTGGAGAATTACTGTCTGTATGACGAGCACCAGTACTTCGTGCCGGAGAACGGTTTCACGAAGATGGATCTGGCCTGCTTTCTCAACCACTCCGACACACCGAACATCATGTCGATCGATGATGGCAACTTCTTCGAGGCCCTGCGCGACATTGCGCCGGGCGAAGAGCTGCTCATCGACTACGGCGAGATCGTGGACAGCGCACATTAG
- a CDS encoding pyridoxal-phosphate dependent enzyme, with protein MSTPPFDVPTIDAIRANRARLGDLVITTPVRQLVDDALAVAVGASTQVWLKEELFQRTGSFKPRGALSVMLDLDAAALARGVTGVSAGNHAISLGYSARILGTTAKVVMPRTANAFRIQVCREYGVDVELVDNVTEAFARVRDIEANEGRTFVHPYEGPKTALGTASVGMEFIDQVRLAGTELDAVIVAAGGGGLTAGVACAVKLLSPGTAVYVVEPEGADTMYRSFEAGSPQSLDAVRTIADSLGAPRCEPYSFALNRRFADEVVLVTDDQIRGAMRLLFRSAKLAVEPAGAAALAALMYPLRARLEGQRVGVVLCGANIDPVGFAKLLLP; from the coding sequence ATGTCCACTCCGCCGTTCGACGTCCCCACCATCGACGCCATCCGCGCCAATCGCGCGCGACTAGGTGACCTCGTCATCACCACGCCCGTTCGACAGCTGGTGGACGACGCCCTGGCCGTCGCCGTCGGCGCGTCCACTCAGGTGTGGCTCAAGGAAGAACTGTTTCAGCGCACCGGCAGCTTCAAGCCGCGCGGCGCCCTCTCGGTCATGCTGGATCTCGACGCGGCCGCCCTTGCCCGCGGCGTGACCGGCGTGTCGGCCGGCAATCACGCAATATCTCTGGGCTACTCGGCGCGCATCCTGGGCACCACGGCGAAAGTGGTGATGCCGCGAACGGCCAACGCGTTTCGAATACAGGTGTGCCGGGAGTACGGTGTCGACGTCGAGTTGGTGGACAATGTCACCGAAGCGTTCGCCCGGGTGCGCGACATCGAGGCCAATGAAGGGCGCACGTTCGTACATCCATACGAGGGCCCCAAAACCGCGCTCGGCACCGCCTCGGTGGGGATGGAGTTCATCGATCAGGTGCGTCTGGCTGGTACAGAGCTCGACGCCGTGATCGTCGCCGCTGGTGGCGGCGGCCTCACAGCCGGTGTGGCCTGCGCCGTGAAGCTGCTCAGTCCGGGAACGGCCGTCTACGTCGTGGAACCGGAAGGCGCCGACACCATGTATCGCAGTTTCGAGGCCGGTTCACCGCAATCGCTGGACGCCGTGCGCACCATTGCCGATTCACTGGGCGCCCCGCGCTGCGAGCCGTATTCGTTCGCGCTCAATAGACGGTTCGCCGACGAGGTGGTGCTGGTGACCGACGATCAGATCCGCGGCGCGATGCGCCTGCTCTTTCGTTCAGCGAAGTTGGCGGTGGAGCCAGCCGGTGCCGCGGCACTGGCGGCGCTGATGTACCCGCTCCGAGCGCGGTTGGAGGGGCAACGTGTCGGTGTCGTGCTCTGTGGCGCGAACATCGATCCCGTGGGCTTCGCAAAACTGTTGCTGCCGTAG
- a CDS encoding serine/threonine protein kinase yields MSHAPDFAMPLDLETLRTRLSSVVQDQYELGDVLGVGASAAVFRGRDRVLGRDVAIKVMDPALAPTTELEAMFLQEARLVASVEHPHIVPLYGAESRDGLLFLIMRLLDGRSLTMRIERDGPLIPAYAARIALDVARALDAAHARGIVHRDIKPDNVLLDASGRAFVTDFGIAHVMTHARGEQVDMTSGTPDYMSPEQLLGEETDGRTDVYAVGVLLFEMLTGRPPFAANSVAAVMAKHMTQAPPRLAAVRPDVPTALTALVEDALQKDRAARPTAAQLVARLEAALTPDALRSPSQVRRAQRRRRYMILGALGTTGASLLGLLLVILWRVLSLVFADGGEPTLNAFYDAIPASVLASARADGSLQPTERVAYAFIQRGHDDRDAMLITDSMVIRRTPSGARRVSFGDTRMDIARQLNLFGRSVGLLIATRPDGRRDTLFTEVTGVEAMRLGSALASLAATAKRSEPPR; encoded by the coding sequence ATGAGTCACGCGCCAGACTTCGCCATGCCCCTGGACCTCGAAACGCTGCGCACCCGCCTGTCCTCGGTCGTCCAAGACCAGTATGAGCTTGGCGACGTCCTCGGCGTCGGCGCGTCGGCCGCCGTTTTTCGTGGCCGTGATCGCGTGCTGGGCCGTGATGTCGCCATCAAGGTGATGGACCCGGCGCTGGCACCGACCACCGAACTCGAAGCCATGTTCCTGCAGGAGGCTCGACTGGTGGCCAGCGTCGAGCATCCGCACATCGTGCCTCTCTATGGGGCGGAGAGCCGCGACGGCCTCCTGTTCCTCATTATGCGGTTGCTGGATGGACGTTCGCTCACCATGCGGATCGAGCGCGACGGCCCCCTCATACCCGCCTATGCCGCGCGAATCGCCCTTGATGTGGCGAGAGCGCTGGACGCTGCCCATGCGCGCGGCATCGTCCATCGTGATATCAAGCCCGACAACGTTTTGCTTGATGCCTCCGGCCGTGCCTTCGTGACGGATTTTGGCATCGCGCACGTCATGACACACGCGCGCGGCGAGCAAGTCGACATGACCTCCGGCACGCCCGACTACATGAGTCCGGAACAACTGCTCGGCGAGGAGACGGACGGCCGGACTGATGTGTACGCGGTTGGGGTGCTGTTGTTCGAAATGCTCACCGGACGACCCCCGTTTGCCGCGAACTCGGTCGCCGCCGTGATGGCCAAGCACATGACGCAGGCGCCACCGAGACTCGCCGCCGTGCGGCCCGACGTCCCGACCGCGCTGACCGCCCTCGTCGAAGACGCGCTGCAGAAAGACCGTGCGGCACGGCCCACTGCAGCCCAGCTGGTGGCACGACTTGAAGCCGCGTTGACACCGGACGCGTTGCGATCGCCGTCGCAGGTGCGCCGCGCCCAGCGCCGCCGTCGCTACATGATCCTCGGCGCGCTGGGCACGACCGGCGCGTCCCTGCTCGGACTGTTACTGGTGATCCTGTGGCGCGTTCTGTCGCTGGTGTTCGCGGACGGCGGCGAGCCCACGCTCAACGCGTTCTACGATGCCATTCCCGCGTCTGTGCTGGCATCCGCCCGCGCAGATGGCAGTCTTCAACCGACGGAGCGCGTTGCCTACGCGTTCATTCAGCGCGGACATGACGACCGCGACGCGATGCTGATTACGGATAGCATGGTCATTCGACGCACGCCCTCCGGGGCACGACGTGTCTCGTTCGGAGATACCAGAATGGACATCGCACGGCAACTGAATCTCTTCGGCCGTTCGGTGGGTTTGTTGATTGCCACTCGTCCGGATGGTCGTCGTGATACACTTTTCACCGAGGTCACCGGTGTCGAGGCCATGCGGCTTGGCTCAGCGCTGGCGTCGTTGGCAGCGACCGCCAAGCGCTCCGAACCACCGCGCTGA